A window from Rhinolophus sinicus isolate RSC01 linkage group LG01, ASM3656204v1, whole genome shotgun sequence encodes these proteins:
- the TTC14 gene encoding tetratricopeptide repeat protein 14, which translates to KKSLELREKQAEKEEKQKTKKIETSAEKLRKLLKEEKRLKKKRRKSTSSSSSVSSADESVSSSSSSSSSGHKRHKKHKRNRSESSRSSKRHSAKTSSDQIDQNRKDDWFPVPANTSASFLNQRHEVEKLLEKQDRVPHQKKQVKEKDRCPLSSSSVEIPDDFGGRSEEPRDFYNSYKTQASSSKTEKPYKAERHVSSKRDSSDSFSRNSEDKIKMCGYRKVEKDMEGRKEHYRRWEPGCGRYSTSPASSDYSSKSVERYKKYTYSGSRDSSRHEQRYQLSKNQGAYERESNYEEDVKTEVPEDDGLNSKGHSESEVKKNLPQNLLNIFNQIAAFEKEKGNKQKN; encoded by the exons AAGAAATCTTtggaattaagagaaaaacaagctgaaaaggaagaaaagcagaaaacaaagaaaatagaaacaagtgCAGAAAAGTTGCGTAAGCTcttaaaagaggagaaaag gctaaagaagaaaagaagaaaatcaacttCTTCCTCTTCAAGTGTTTCTTCTGCTGATGAATCAGTTTCTTCTTCatcatcctcttcctcttctggtcACAAAAGGCATAAGAAACATAAGAGAAATCGTTCGGAGTCTTCTCGAAGTTCCAAAAGGCATTCAGCTAAGACATCCTCAGATCAGATAGATCAGAATAGGAAAGATGACTGGTTCCCAGTTCCAGCCAATACATCAGCATCTTTTCTTAACCAAAGACACGAAGTGGAAAAACTACTGGAAAAGCAGGATAGGGTACCGCAtcaaaagaaacaggtaaaagagaaagatagatgcCCTCTCTCTTCATCTTCAGTTGAAATTCCGGATGATTTTGGAGGTAGGTCTGAAGAGCCAAGAGACTTTTATAATAGTTATAAAACTCAGGCAAGTAGTAGCAAAACAGAAAAGCCATATAAAGCAGAAAGACATGTTTCCAGTAAAAGAGATTCCTCAGATTCCTTCTCTAGGAATTCAGAGGACAAGATTAAAATGTGTGGTTATAGAAAAGTCGAAAAAGAcatggagggaagaaaagagcaCTACAGGAGGTGGGAGCCAGGCTGCGGGAGGTATTCCACTTCCCCAGCAAGCTCTGACTATTCTTCGAAGTCAgtagaaagatataaaaaatatacttattcTGGATCACGTGATTCCAGTAGACATGAGCAAAGATATCAGTTAAGTAAAAATCAAGGAGCATATGAAAGAGAGAGTAATTATGAGGAGGATGTTAAAACAGAGGTTCCAGAAGATGATGGACTAAATAGCAAAGGCCATTCAGaaagtgaagttaaaaaaaatttacctcAAAATTTACTCAATATATTTAATCAGATAGCtgcatttgagaaagaaaaaggaaataagcaaaaaaattaa
- the CCDC39 gene encoding coiled-coil domain-containing protein 39, giving the protein MSSQFLAELHWENGFAIPVANEENKILEDQLSKLQNERSSLQDQLRDYEGRINAMTSHFKNVKQELLFTQSLCKAREHEIESEEHFKIIAERELARVKDEIQRLENEMASIREKKSEKENSIFKFTQKLDGLKCQMNWDQQALEAWLEESAHKDSDAFTLQKYAQQDDNKIRALTLQLEKLTLECNRRRKVLDNELMETLSAQLELDKAAQDFRKIHNERQELIKQWENTIEQMQKRDRDIDNCALALARTKQEMREKESLVKEKIKFLESEIGNNAEYEKRISVADRKVLKCRTEYQQHETNRNQLKDELDSLKATVNRSSSDLEALRKNISKIKKDIHAETTRLDKIKNHNQIARTKLKQVTEKTMSVEEKATNLEDMLREEERGVKEVEVQLNIVKDVLFKKVQELQTETMKEKAIISEIEGTRSSLKHLNHQLHKLDFETLKQQEIMYNQDFCIQQMERRMSRLKGEINSEERQALEAKVVELKKTLEEKKSTLVILETEIKKLNNDLYFIKKSNRKNCDEKQSLMTKINELNLFTDRAEKELNKVKAFKQDLMIEDNLLKLEVKRTRDMLHSKAEEVLSLEKRKQQLHTAMEERTEEIKVHKTMLASQIRYVDQERQNISAELHERLSKIDKLKNRYEILTVVMMPPEGEEEKTQTYYVIKAAQEKEELQREGDCLDAKINKAEKEIYALENTLQVLNSCNNNYKQSFKIVTPSSDEYVLKIQLEEQKRAIDEKYRYKQRQIRELQEDIKSMENTSKVIEHFTNNVKETLLQKQAYSLQLSKETEEQKPKLERVTKQCAKLTKEIRLLKNTKDETLEEQDIKLRELKQFHKIIDGMLVDVTEENAEIRIILQTCFQQNGLELPTAGIKGSRQSSKSPSQTSLLSARSSRSTTSTSPSQTSIKVLEMTFPDSLSTGSSSRSTSGSSSSSNGKSKKTSK; this is encoded by the exons TTGTCAAAGCTGCAGAATGAAAGGTCAAGCTTGCAAGATCAGCTACGTGACTATGAAGGTCGAATTAATGCTATGACTTCtcacttcaaaaatgttaaacaagAACTCTTATTTACACAG TCTCTTTGCAAAGCCAGGGAGCATGAGATTGAAAGCGAAGAACATTTTAAGATTATTGCTGAAAGAGAGCTGGCACGAGTGAAGGATGAAATCCAACGACTGGAAAATGAGATGGCTTCAATACgggaaaagaaaagtgaaaaggaa AATAGCATATTTAAATTTACTCAAAAACTGGATGGTCTGAAATGTCAAATGAACTGGGACCAGCAAGCATTGGAGGCCTGGTTAGAAGAATCAGCTCATAAAGACAGTGATGCCTTCACTCTTCAGAAGTATGCACAGCAAGATGATAATAAAATTAGG GCGCTGACCCTGCAATTAGAAAAACTGACTTTGGAATGTAATCGGAGAAGAAAGGTACTTGACAATGAACTTATGGAGACTCTAAGTGCGCAG TTAGAATTGGATAAAGCGGCACAAGATTTTCGTAAGATTCATAATGAAAGACAAGAACTCATTAAACAGTGGGAGAATACAATAGAACAGATGCAGAAGAGAGATCGAGACATTGATAACTGTGCCTTG gCATTAGCAAGGACAAagcaggaaatgagagaaaaagaaagtttggtTAAGGAGAAGATCAAGTTTTTGGAAAGTGAGATTGGAAATAATGCAGAGTATGAGAAAAGAATTTCAGTTGCTGATcgtaaagttttaaaatgtagaacAGAATATCAGCAACATGAAACTAATAGGAATCAGCTGAAGGATGAG TTGGACTCTTTAAAAGCCACCGTGAATAGAAGTTCCAGTGATTTAGAAGCTctgaggaaaaatatttccaaaataaagaagGATATTCATGCAGAAACAACAAG gttagacaaaattaaaaatcataatcagattgcaagaacaaaattaaagcaGGTTACTGAGAAAACCATGTCTGTTGAAGAGAAAGCTACCAATTTGGAAGATATGCTAcgggaggaggaaaggggtgtAAAG gAAGTGGAAGTTCAATTGAACATAGTGAAAGATGTGCTATTTAAGAAAGTTCAGGAATTACAGACTgagacaatgaaagaaaaagctaTTATATCAGAAATTGAAGGAACTCGTTCCTCTCTAAAGCACCTCAACCATCAATTACACAAACTGGATTTTGAAACCTTGAAACAGCAAGAAATTATGTACAATCAG GATTTTTGCATTCAACAAATGGAACGCCGAATGTCACggttaaagggagaaattaattCAGAAGAAAGACAAGCTCTTGAAGCAAAAGTTGTTGAACTTAAAAAGACATTGGAAGAGAAAAAATCTACACTTGTCATTTTGGAAACAGAGATCAAGAAGCTTAAT aaTGATCTTTACTTTATCAAGAAGTCAAACAGGAAAAACTGTGATGAAAAACAGTCCCTCatgaccaaaataaatgaactaaaccTTTTCACTGACAGAGCAGAGAAAGAACTTAATAAAGTTAAAGCTTTTAAACAG GATTTGATGATAGAAGACAATCTTTTAAAACTTGAAGTTAAACGTACTCGAGACATGCTTCACAGCAAAGCAGAAGAAGTTCTTtctctggaaaaaagaaaacagcagttaCACACAGCTATGGAAGAACGAACTGAAGAAATTAAGGTTCACAAAACAATGCTTGCATCACAAATAAGATATGTTGATCAAGAACGGCAAAACATAAG tGCTGAGCTTCATGAGCGGCTAAGTAAAATCGATAAGCTGAAGAACAGATATGAAATTCTTACTGTTGTTATGATGCCtcctgaaggagaagaggagaaaacacagacCTATTATGTAATAAAG GCTgctcaagaaaaagaagaacttcAAAGGGAAGGTGACTGTTTGGATGCTAAGATCaacaaagctgaaaaagaaatctACGCTCTAGAAAACACCTTGCAAGTGCTGAACAGCTGCAACAACAATTAtaaacaatcttttaaaatagtgaCTCCGTCTA GTGATGAGTATGTACTAAAAATCCAACTAGAAGAACAAAAAAGAGCTATTGATGAAAAATACAGATACAAACAAAGACAAATCAGAGAGCTACAGGAAGATATCAAG agCATGGAAAATACTTCAAAAGTTAtagaacattttacaaataacGTCAAAGAAACATTACTACAGAAGCAGGCTTATTCGCTTCAACTAAGTAAAGAAACAGAGGAGCAAAAACCCAAGTTAGAGAGAGTAACTAAACAG TGTGCAAAACTCACCAAGGAAATCCgtcttttgaaaaacacaaaagatgaaacactggAAGAACAAGACATCAAACTTCGTGAATTGAAACAGTTTCACAAGATCATTGATGGAATGTTAGTTGATGTCACAGAAGAAAATGCTGAGATCCGCATCATCCTTCAAACATGCTTCCAACAG AATGGTTTAGAACTACCTACAGCTGGTATTAAAGGCAGTCGTCAGAGTTCTAAATCTCCTTCACAGACTTCACTATTATCAGCAAG GTCATCTAGGAGTACCACAAGTACTTCACCTTCTCAGACTTCAATTAAAGTGTTAGAGATGACCTTCCCAGACTCGTTATCAACTGGCAGCTCCTCAAGGTCAACTAGTGGTAGCAGTAGCTCCAGTAATGGTAAAAGCAAAAAAACCAGCAAGTAA